The following nucleotide sequence is from Peribacillus sp. ACCC06369.
GTAGACTGAATGTCTTATCCTTGCATGTTAAATGCTCCATTACCGGATAAATCATTTCCTGTGGGACCAATCGATCATACTTACTAGCTATGACCAAAACACTAGCATCAATTTTTGATAGCTTCGCTTTTTTTCCCCTTACCTTGAAACCACCATTAACCAAACTATTTTTTATCAAAAGTTCTTTGGTTATTTGTTTTGCGGCTGCTCCGGATAATGGTACATGCCCATTAGCCCAAGCATTGAAACGGCGCCAATTTTGGACGTATTCCTCATCATCCGCTTGATTCAATAAAGATAAATAGGGTGATAAATAGATTGGAGATGTAATTAACCGGATTCCATATTTGACTGCACTGGCTGGGATCGTTTGATAAATATCGATCGTCTCGTCAAAATTCGCGGTACCTTCCTTTAACGCTTCCTGCCATTTATCAAAAAATTCTGAGGCACTGAAATCTACCGGTGTAACGGAGAGGATCAAATTCTTGATTGGCTCGTCTGCAATGGCAGCATATATTGCGGCTATTGTACCGCCGAGGCAAAATCCCATAACTGTAATTTCTGATGCTCCAGAGTGGCGTAATGCACGCTGCACCCCTTTTTGAATATAATCGATGATATAATCTTCGATCGATATTTCACCATCTTCAAAGCCCGGGCTTCCAAAATCAAGCAAATACACATCAAAACCTTCATTTACAAAAGATTCTATTAAACTATTCCCTGGGGACAAATCAAGAATCAAAGGAGTATTGATTAGTGAATATATAAGAAAAACCGGTACATCATATTTTTTTTGTGCTGACGGATAATGCCAAAGCGTTGATTTATTTTTTTTCCACACCGCTATTTTCGGCGTCAGTCCCACTTCAGGCATTGGCTGATTGGGAATATCCATTAAATGTTTCCATTTAGTTATGGATTCGGATTGATTTTTCGGCACTTTCCGCTTAGCCATTTGAATTCCCCTGTCCAATTGAATCGAACCCAGGCAACTGTGCACTTAACAATAAAGAGTTATTTATAAAATCCGATATCCTTTTTTTACTCCCTTCCATTTCATTGGATTCCAATCTTGATTTCTTTTTCATACTGCGCGATGAATTGGCATTCCGTTTATTGCGTAATGAAGAATTACCTTTGACAGTCCCTTCTCTATCCTCAACAAGTGTATAGACCAACTCTTCTAACCTATCAATCTTTTCTTCGAGCTGGATGATTAATTTCGCTACACTTGCCACATCTTTTTTTGTTGGATAATTCATGATGATGGACATTCTTTCTGATTCTTCCTGCATCCTATTTATTCTTGGAATCTGCATTTGTGCATTATCGCTTATTCTTTCTATTAACTCACGATTATTTAGCAAATCCTTAATTTTATCATTCAGCTGCTGCTCTTTTTGTGTGCCTATCAGTTTAAGTCCTTTAAAAAAATTTGATTTTTCCGTCATATATTTCTTCCTTCCTTTCTCCTCCGTTTACACTAATGCCGATATTCCACCGTCAATGATCAAAACATGTCCAACCATATAGTCAGAAGCCTGTGAGGCTAAAAATACGGCGGCACCCTTTAAATCATCTTCATCGCCAAACCTCCCCGCCGGAGTTTTACCTAATATGTCATAATTAGACTTTTCAAGAATTTTCTTTGTGATTTTAGTCGGGAAAAATCCAGGTGCAATTGCATTGACTTGGATACCGTACCTAGCAAGCTTTACCCCTAAATCCTTAGTCATTGTAATGACGGCACCCTTACTGGTGTTATAAGCTATGGTATCCAATAGCTCTGGAAACGTCCCGCCAAGACCCGACACAGATGCAATATTTATGATTTTTCCGGAATTTTGCTGCTTCATGATCTTCGCTACAGCCTGTGAAAACAGGAAAGTACCTGTAACATTTACATTCAATACTTTTTCCCACTTATCCTTGGGAAGATCAAATAGCGGCCCTGACCAAGACGTGCCGCTATTATTGACAAGAATATCAATCGTACCGAATTGAGCAACCGTTTCCTGTACCACATGATCAATATCACTCTCTTTCGTGATATCACATTCAAAGGCAACTGCCTTAATCCCCATTGATTGCAAGTGTTCGCATACCTCTTTACATACAGGAAGATTTCGTGAGGCAATGACTATATTAGCTCCTGCCTCCCCCAACGCCATGGCGATCTGTTTGCCCAGTCCCCTACCGCCACCAGTAATGATTGCCGTTTTATTAGTCAAATCGAACATATTACTCAAAGTAGTCAACTTTTCAGCCCTTCCGTAATGAATTATTATTTATATAACTAATCTATATTATTATAGAAAAGCCTATCCAATATGGTGCTTAAAATAGCCTAATGCCTCTGCCTTTTGTTTGACCAATCTTAACTCGACACCCTGTAATTTTTTTCGTCGTTTGTGAGAAATTCGACCGATCGGGCACATTATTCGGCATTTTCGGAGATTATTCGAACAGATCGGCACTTTTTTCGGCCATTTGGAATCTTAATTCGACGATTCAACACTTTCGAGCAAAATCGAATACATAACCTGTTTAATCGTTTACACTATTAGATATAGTAAGGAGGTTAAAAATATGACGTTACATCACTTTCATTTAACCGCGGAATGGCCTGGCGGCAGAAATGATATCGGCACGATTCAATCAGGAAATCTGCAAACACAGATAAGTATCCCTACGGAAATGGAGGGACCAGGGATTGGCACTAATCCCGATGAAATGCTGCTTGGAGCGGCCTCGACCTGCTATATCATTACCTTTGCTGCCATGTTAGAGCGAGCCCATATAGAAAAGGACAGCTTGACCATGCAATCGGAAGCCTTAGTGGATGTTACAAATGGTGTATTCACCTACAAGAAGATCATACATCGCCCTACACTAGTATTAGCACGGGATACATCAGAAAAAGTGGCTGAAAAAGCGAGGATACTTGCTGAAAAAGCTGAAACTTCTTGTATGATTTCAAGAGCGATCAAAGGTAATGTAGCGGTGGAATTGAACGTGACAATTTCCATATCACAACAACCTTGAACAGAAAAAGTGCCTAACCCTATATTGGGTTAGGCACTTTTTGAACTATTGAATTGCGTTCACTTTATTTTCAACCTGGCGGCACACTTCATCAGCCGTTAAACCATTTGCCTCTATGATAGACGCTTTTAATGAAGTATCGCTTATTCCCATCACATTACTTTCCATTCCTGTTACCACACAACAATCCACGTTTTTTGCGTCAGCTTCTTGTTTAATCTCCACAACATCAAAACCTTTTTCACGAAGTGCTTCCTGAATATTCGTTAATGATTCTTCAACACCGATTTTTGACATCAACACACACCTCCTCTACTTTCTAACCTGTCCTTTTTACCTTCAATATATGTATAGGATGCAAAGGAAATAGGGAAAGTAATATCGAGGTGATAAACATGAATGGTAAACACAAGAAAGATGCTTCACAAACTCGTTTAGGTTCTTCTCAGGTAGAGGGACAAGGTACCACTACGAAAGAAACCGGGTCCTTCACTCAACCATCTTCACTTAAAAAGCAAAAGCGTTCATGATAACCTAAACTATCATGGACTTCCGTGTACATGTTACACAAAAAACGCTTGGTTTAACAGCCAAGCGTTTTCCTCTGATTAATCCAATGTAAATGTAACATACCCAGTTTCCTTACTTTCGACCAGGCTCTTTTCTTATAGATTTTGCTTTCTGATTTCCTGTTGGATCTTAAGATCATTCAGGTGATCCCCATCTTTGGCTTTTGAACTCATTTTTGATCTCCCGGCTTCATCCTGGTTTAAATCACTTGCCTTTAAATTATTATCGGGAGCTGCTTGCTCATTCCATTTTGTCATCATGATCTCCTCCTCAGTCCTTTATCCTTCCCAATCCTAAGAATATTCATGAATATACCCCATCGTTTATTGCAAAGATACTAATGGAGGTGGTTTTATTGGAACCAAACAAACCCGGCAATAAGGATGTACCGGATTTTAAAGAGTTGAACGACCGTATCATCAGGGAACCTTCACAGAGTCCCCGTTTAGTAATTAAAACGAATTTGGATGCTAAGAATGTAAATGATGAGAATCCCTATACCGATCGGATCAACAGTGAGGGATTTGCTGATTTTTTTGAGGAATAAAAAAAAACCGGCTTAATAAGCCGGTTAATCTTAAAAATATTTTTTCTTCCAAAAAATGAATGCTGTCGTCCCCGCTAAAGTGATGGCTATTAATAATGTAAAGATGAAAGCATACGGATTATGTTCAAATGGCAGTTCCACATTCATTCCGTAAAAACTTGCCACCATCGTTGGGAGCGTTAAAATAATTGTCACTGAGGTTAGAAACTTCATCGCATTATTGACATTATTGGAAATAATCGAAGCGAATGCATCCATCATCCCGCTAAGAATCGAGAGATACACTTCTGCCATTTCAATTGCCTGAGCATTTTCGATGATTACGTCCTCAAGTAATTCTTTATCTTCTTCATACATTTTCAAATAATTAAAACGGAGGATCTTATCAAGTACTACCCGATTGGATTTCAATGATGTCGTAAAATAAACGAGGCTTTTTTCCAAAGCCAAGAAAGTATACAGTTCTTTATTTTTCATGGACTGATGCAATTCACGTTCCGCTTCATTCGTCATTTTGTTAATCTGTTTCAGATAACGTAAATAATAAGATGAAATTTCAAATAATAATTGTAAAGCAAACCTTGTTTTCTTATTGGTGAAAAACCCTTTGATCTTATTGTTTTTGAAATTCGCCAATATGGGTGTTTCTTTCAAAGATACCGTAATAAAACAGTCTTTGGTAAAGATCATCCCTATGGGAATCGTTTCAAAGATGGGTAAGTCGGCTTCGTCCCGGGTCAAATATGGAAAATCAACAATTATTAAAACATTATCATCTTCTTTTTCTATCCGAGGCCTTTCCTCATCGTCCAGCGGGTCTTTCATGAAATTGATCGGTAACTTCAAAGTCGTGCATATATAACTTATTTCAGCTTCAGTGGGCGCGACGATATTCACCCAGGAACCTTTTGTCATTTCCTCGATATTATTTTGGTGACGGTTTTCATCCGTCTTGTAGATTTCAATCATTAGTTGACCTCCTCTTCTATAGAGAAAGCCTTATTTACCTTCTTCGAGCAGATACTCAGGGAGAATAACAGTCTCGACTTCTAGCATCATATCGGCTTCCTCTTGCTTTCTGGGTTCAGGATCATAAGAACTGCTGCTCACTCGTATCCACTTCCTTTCGATTCTTTAATCTTAATCCTTATTCTTTTAAAGCACAATAACGAATTTACCACCTTGAATACCTGGTTTGATATTCGCAATTATCTGTTTTTTTACCGATAAAATAAAGGGATAAAAAAATCGCTTGGGAATCCCCAAGCGATTCAGTTTGTAGACAAAAGGGGTTCGGAATTAAAAAATTCCGAACCCCTTTTTGAGATTCCCTTTGAATTTTTGCCTGAAGTTAGGAGATTGGGGCTCTACGAGCCCACTATGTTAGGCCATTTTTGGACCTCGCCATGTCCAATTGGCCATCTTCTTTAAATTAATGGCAGCGAAAGTAAGCATCGCCTGCATCGACAATTTTTTAAGTCCCCTTAAAGTTGTCCAACGCATACCATGCTTTTCTTTTGCATCTGCGAATACACGCTCAATCGTTTCTTTACGTTTCGCATATATAGTTTTTACATCTTGATGATGACGCAGATGATCTGCTTCTTCCACATGTGTTTGCCAAATATGCCGTGTCACCACTTTTTGATGGTCTTTGCTTTCTGTACACTGAGATAAAAATGAGCATGTCGCACAAGTGTGTTTGGGTGATTTATACTCGCGATAGCCCTCTTTATTGGTTGTTGAGTACTTTAATAGCTCTCCCGAAGGACAAAGGTAACAATCAAAATGTTCATCGTATACATAGTCCTGTTTGCGGAAAAATCCTTCTTTGGTGCGAGGACGTGTATAAGGTAAAGCCGGTATGATTTCTTTGTTAAATAGGTAGCTTGTAATCGCTGGTGTTTTATAAGCTGCATCTGCGGCAACGGCTTCCGGTTTTCCAACTTTCTCAATCACTTGTTCAACTAGTGGCTCTAAGATCTGACTGTCATGTATATTTCCAGGTGTTACAATCGTTCCCAATACAAAACCGTTGCGGTCTGCGGCCGCATGGAATGAATAGGCAAACTGTTTTGTTCGTTCATCTTTCACATAGTAGCCACTCTCAGAATCCGTTGTACTTTCTTTAATCTCTTTGGTCTCTTCTTTATCAAATTTATCTGATGGAAAAGGCTTCTTTCCATGTTTTTCACGATCTTGATTGATTTCTTCTTGAAGACGCCCTTGATACGCTCGTGTTTCTTTACGAACGATTTTCTTTTCAAATTTCCTTTTATTCGCACTGGCTTTCACATGTGTGGAATCCACGAAAACGTGTTCAGCACTTATTAACTTTTTATTAGCAGCTGTCATTAAAATGCGATAGAAAATCTGTTCAAACAGGTCTGTATCTTTAAAGCGTCGCTCATAATTTTTCCCGAACGTAGAGAAATGAGGTACTTTATCATGGAAACCATAGCCTAAGAACCAACGGTAAGCCATATTGGTTTCAACTTCTTCAATCGTTTTACGCATGGAACGAATACCGAAGGTATATTGAATGAATGTCAGTTTAACTAAAATAACTGGATCAATACTTGGGCGTCCTACCTCTGAATACATCTCTTTCACCAAGTCATAAATGAAAGTGAAGTCAATGGCAGCCTCCATTTTACGAACCAAATGGTTCAGTGGCACCAGTTGATCTAACGTAATCATTTCAAGTTGATCTCGCTGAATAGAATCATGTTTAGAAAGCATCCTCATCACCTCAAGTTTTAATACTTCTATTTTAAAACAAAAATGACTCCAGGCAAAAGTGTTTATCTAAAAGGTAAGACAAAGTTGATTGGAACGGAAGGTACGAGACTCCTGCGGGAAAAGCGCGTCTAGGGGAGACCCCGCAGGCGAAAGCCGAGGAGGCTCCCCGACCGCCCGCGGAAAGCGAGTGCCTGGAGTGGAAAATCAACGGCCAAATTGTACAACTCATAAAAAATAGACAAACTCGATTTTCATCGAGTTTGTCTACAGTCTGAATCGCTTGGGAATCCCCAAGCGATTTTTGATTATCCATGCTTTGCATTATTATAATAGTGAACACCATACATGGCGCCTTCATCTACCATTTTATTATCTTCATGATCATATGGATCAGGGTGACCTGCCTTTTCAATTACAGGGTCTAGCTCTGAAGCCTTCCTATTCCAAAAGCTTAATGTCTTATCTTTTGCATTGGACCATACGCCCTTCACTTTTACTCTGTTCGTTTTACTTGATAAAAATGAGACTCCGGCAACTCCGACTCCTAGTAATAATGCGTTTCTTCCTAATGCCATCATTACCTTCCCCCTTTTTTATTGGATTAATATATATATACCCGATGCCAGTTAATGTAAACCTTTATTTATATGGAGGCTTTTGATAAAAGAAATTAGGTTTCATTATTTCATTGTCATACGGCTTATGAAAAACGTGCGTCGTAGCTGGAGACACCGGTGGAATTAACCATGTCCAGTCCCCTGTTACTTTCCGGTCACAAGAAGTTTCTTTTTCTTCGAATTTCTTGAATTGTTTAGCTGCAGTATGATGATCAACAATGCTGACTCCATGTTTTTTAAACGAATGTAGGACGGCATCATTCAGTTCGATCAAGGCTCGATCTTTCCATAAAGTCGAATCACGCTTAATATCCAAGCCCATCCTCTCCCCGATTGCTGGAAGCATATTGTAGCGTTCTTCATCAGCAAGGTTTCTGGCACCAATCTCCGTTCCCATGTACCACCCATTAAATGGTGCAGCTGAATAGGTAATACCGCCAATTTCTAGCCTCATACCAGAAATGATTGGAACTGCATACCATTTGATTTGAAGATCTTTGAACCATTTAAGCTCCGGGTGTGTGATTGGCACTTCTTTAACGAGACTTTCAGGAATTTCATGAAAATTAGGCGTTTTCCCTTCCAATTGGACTACAATGGGTAATATATCGAAAGGTCCAAATTTCCCTTCCCATCCCAATGCCATACATTTCTTAGTGAATTCTATTGAACTTGAATCGCCAATTACACCATTTTCCGTCTCATATCCAGCATAACGAATAAGCTGATGATTCCAAATATCCAATTTCCCATCATGATCTTTCTGTTTGAAAATTGTAATCACTGGCCTGATGTTTCCATTATTCGTAGCAAAGTCGATATGCTCATACAGAGCCGATACAATTTCTTGTTCGCTTTGAATCATCCTTTTATCAATCACCCTCAGCGACTCCCAAAAAAAGCGACCGATGCAGCGATTACTATTACGCCAAGCTAATTTAGCACCATATACTAATTCTTCATATGTATGTTCATATCTGTCTGTTTCATTAATTTCCCTTTTGATTTGTTCAACCCTGTCATTTATTTCCTCTTCCGTTTTCAACAATTCCGGATAGCTTGTCCTGATAAAGGATAAGGCCTCTTGCAGTAAATCACTCATCTTTCCCACGGATCCTTCCATTTGCATAACTTTGACTTCCATAATAAAGTAACATATTTTTCATAGTATCTCTAAATGAACACATTTTTTAAAGAGCATATCTTTTTAAAATGTGGCAATTCCGAGGCGGAATTTTTTTGTTGATACTTAAAGTAAGCTTATAAATTTCTTATACCATAACATCTCTAGTAACTAAATAATAATCGGTAAAGTTGTTACCTAAGAGGTAAATGCATTATAATATAATAATAATGGGGTGATATGATGAATAATACGACACTTTGTCCACGCTTTGAAAAAGGAATGCAAATCTTGAGTAAACGCTGGACTGGATTGATTGTCAATCAATTGCTTAATGGCCCTCAACGGTTTTGTAATATTGAATCTGCCTTCCCGATCAGCGGCAGGATTCTTTCTGAACGTTTAAAGGACTTGGAAATTGAAGGCATTGTAAAAAGGGACGTATATCCAGAGACACCGGTCAGGATTGAATATTCTTTAACTGAAAAAGGCAAGGCTCTTGCACCGGTAATGAACGAAATCCAAAAATGGGCACAAGAATGGCTCGAACCAATACAGAATCAATGAAATAGGCATTTGAAATCGAGTAGGAGGAGGCGCCTAGCCTCCGACCTCTCACACCACCGTACATACCGTTCGGTATACGGCGGTTCAGTTTAAGTCTGACGTAGTTTTGTATATCGTTCATATAGATTTACTAACCCTTGGTGGTGCCAATAAACATTATTAAGGGTTTTGTCTAGAATAGGACTATGCGCTATGCGCCAATAACCCTTTCTGCTATTTCCCCATTCATACGCTTTTCCAAATGGGGCGCCTAATCCTTTGAGTTTCCTCACTCTCGTTCTTGGCAATTTCCATTGCTTCCATAGGCACATCCTGAGTCTTCTTCGAATCCATGAATCTAAATTCTTCAAAACGTTCGGAGTATCAATGAGGGCGAAATAACCCATCCAACCTCTAAGGTATTGCTTTAACTTATTTATTCGGAGTTTCATGGGTTTCGGTAATTTTCTCGAGGTCATTTCCCTGATTCGTTTCTTTACTCTCTTCACCGTTTGTTTAGCCAGTAGAACCTTCGGGTTCTTCTTTGACTTCGTGAAACTAAAACCGAGAAACGTTCTGTTCCAAGGGCGATCATACTTCGACTTCTCGTAGTTGACCTTTAGCTTCAGTTTATTTTCAATGAAGCTTGAGATATTTCCCATTGCACGTTTGGCGGCTTTTCGTGTCTTCACAAAGATAGTACTGTCATCCGCATACCTTACGAATCGAAGATTGCGTTTCTCTAGTTCTTTATCTAAATCGTCTAACATGATATTA
It contains:
- a CDS encoding alpha/beta fold hydrolase codes for the protein MAKRKVPKNQSESITKWKHLMDIPNQPMPEVGLTPKIAVWKKNKSTLWHYPSAQKKYDVPVFLIYSLINTPLILDLSPGNSLIESFVNEGFDVYLLDFGSPGFEDGEISIEDYIIDYIQKGVQRALRHSGASEITVMGFCLGGTIAAIYAAIADEPIKNLILSVTPVDFSASEFFDKWQEALKEGTANFDETIDIYQTIPASAVKYGIRLITSPIYLSPYLSLLNQADDEEYVQNWRRFNAWANGHVPLSGAAAKQITKELLIKNSLVNGGFKVRGKKAKLSKIDASVLVIASKYDRLVPQEMIYPVMEHLTCKDKTFSLLKSGHAAKQYSGELPSYLKEWLPGRSSPIQ
- a CDS encoding SDR family oxidoreductase; amino-acid sequence: MFDLTNKTAIITGGGRGLGKQIAMALGEAGANIVIASRNLPVCKEVCEHLQSMGIKAVAFECDITKESDIDHVVQETVAQFGTIDILVNNSGTSWSGPLFDLPKDKWEKVLNVNVTGTFLFSQAVAKIMKQQNSGKIINIASVSGLGGTFPELLDTIAYNTSKGAVITMTKDLGVKLARYGIQVNAIAPGFFPTKITKKILEKSNYDILGKTPAGRFGDEDDLKGAAVFLASQASDYMVGHVLIIDGGISALV
- a CDS encoding OsmC family protein; this encodes MTLHHFHLTAEWPGGRNDIGTIQSGNLQTQISIPTEMEGPGIGTNPDEMLLGAASTCYIITFAAMLERAHIEKDSLTMQSEALVDVTNGVFTYKKIIHRPTLVLARDTSEKVAEKARILAEKAETSCMISRAIKGNVAVELNVTISISQQP
- a CDS encoding YkuS family protein; protein product: MSKIGVEESLTNIQEALREKGFDVVEIKQEADAKNVDCCVVTGMESNVMGISDTSLKASIIEANGLTADEVCRQVENKVNAIQ
- a CDS encoding YuzL family protein, which encodes MNGKHKKDASQTRLGSSQVEGQGTTTKETGSFTQPSSLKKQKRS
- a CDS encoding magnesium transporter CorA family protein, whose translation is MIEIYKTDENRHQNNIEEMTKGSWVNIVAPTEAEISYICTTLKLPINFMKDPLDDEERPRIEKEDDNVLIIVDFPYLTRDEADLPIFETIPIGMIFTKDCFITVSLKETPILANFKNNKIKGFFTNKKTRFALQLLFEISSYYLRYLKQINKMTNEAERELHQSMKNKELYTFLALEKSLVYFTTSLKSNRVVLDKILRFNYLKMYEEDKELLEDVIIENAQAIEMAEVYLSILSGMMDAFASIISNNVNNAMKFLTSVTIILTLPTMVASFYGMNVELPFEHNPYAFIFTLLIAITLAGTTAFIFWKKKYF
- a CDS encoding IS1182 family transposase, yielding MLSKHDSIQRDQLEMITLDQLVPLNHLVRKMEAAIDFTFIYDLVKEMYSEVGRPSIDPVILVKLTFIQYTFGIRSMRKTIEEVETNMAYRWFLGYGFHDKVPHFSTFGKNYERRFKDTDLFEQIFYRILMTAANKKLISAEHVFVDSTHVKASANKRKFEKKIVRKETRAYQGRLQEEINQDREKHGKKPFPSDKFDKEETKEIKESTTDSESGYYVKDERTKQFAYSFHAAADRNGFVLGTIVTPGNIHDSQILEPLVEQVIEKVGKPEAVAADAAYKTPAITSYLFNKEIIPALPYTRPRTKEGFFRKQDYVYDEHFDCYLCPSGELLKYSTTNKEGYREYKSPKHTCATCSFLSQCTESKDHQKVVTRHIWQTHVEEADHLRHHQDVKTIYAKRKETIERVFADAKEKHGMRWTTLRGLKKLSMQAMLTFAAINLKKMANWTWRGPKMA
- a CDS encoding nitric oxide synthase oxygenase; the encoded protein is MQMEGSVGKMSDLLQEALSFIRTSYPELLKTEEEINDRVEQIKREINETDRYEHTYEELVYGAKLAWRNSNRCIGRFFWESLRVIDKRMIQSEQEIVSALYEHIDFATNNGNIRPVITIFKQKDHDGKLDIWNHQLIRYAGYETENGVIGDSSSIEFTKKCMALGWEGKFGPFDILPIVVQLEGKTPNFHEIPESLVKEVPITHPELKWFKDLQIKWYAVPIISGMRLEIGGITYSAAPFNGWYMGTEIGARNLADEERYNMLPAIGERMGLDIKRDSTLWKDRALIELNDAVLHSFKKHGVSIVDHHTAAKQFKKFEEKETSCDRKVTGDWTWLIPPVSPATTHVFHKPYDNEIMKPNFFYQKPPYK
- a CDS encoding winged helix-turn-helix transcriptional regulator; this encodes MNNTTLCPRFEKGMQILSKRWTGLIVNQLLNGPQRFCNIESAFPISGRILSERLKDLEIEGIVKRDVYPETPVRIEYSLTEKGKALAPVMNEIQKWAQEWLEPIQNQ
- the ltrA gene encoding group II intron reverse transcriptase/maturase, which encodes MLMEQILERENLIQALKRVERNKGSHGVDGMPVQNLRPHLATEWYNMKTALLQGTYQPQPVRRIEIPKPNGGVRLLGIPTVLDRFIQQAIAQILTRIYDSTFSENSYGFRPNKQGHQAVRKAKSYITEGYTWVVDMDLEKFFDKVNHDKLMGMLERKIEDKRVLKLIRRFLQAGIMIGGLFHKSEEGTPQGGPLSPLLSNIMLDDLDKELEKRNLRFVRYADDSTIFVKTRKAAKRAMGNISSFIENKLKLKVNYEKSKYDRPWNRTFLGFSFTKSKKNPKVLLAKQTVKRVKKRIREMTSRKLPKPMKLRINKLKQYLRGWMGYFALIDTPNVLKNLDSWIRRRLRMCLWKQWKLPRTRVRKLKGLGAPFGKAYEWGNSRKGYWRIAHSPILDKTLNNVYWHHQGLVNLYERYTKLRQT